In the Aliarcobacter cryaerophilus genome, one interval contains:
- a CDS encoding ABC transporter substrate-binding protein: MKKNIIYLLLIIFSTFLNANEKVVLQLKWFHQFQFAGYYAAKEKGFYDEVGLDVEIKQRDLKYNNIDEVINGNAQYGVADSILILYRLKQQPVVIVSPIFQHSPSVFISLKKKNISSIYELNNKDILFYPNNTDGFSLLAMIKKFNLDVNLVRERYKDDYMRLIKNEVDVIPAYIANEPFLFKEKGYDVNIINPTNYGFDMYGDMLFTNEDEAKNNPDRVEKFKEATLKGWKYALENKEEIIQLINEKYTQEKTIEHLRYEANAIDSLINKNLTPLGYLDQGRIRYISEMYKYYGLTESTIDLKDFLFDEISKKDKKLSLSDEEIKYLKDNPILKVHNFDSLPPYNFTLNNYPKGFVIDYMELLSKVLGIKIEFIQNKSLKESFDMLENNQLDILPNIAINDERKNTIDFTNYSLINFQISLGVNKQSDIKSLSDLKNKKVSVVENSFLEDILKKEYPNIILYKTKNTEEAIEAVASNKADAVIHNLSTIEYLINKNWLSNLKTIVLKDDNIQTIVPLHLGVKKDNLVLKSILEKANQNITEKDIRNLVDKWLKNSFYEEIKLSQIEHDYLSKKKNINYCVNSNFMPIERINNNSVLGITSDYINIFKEKLNINFNQIEIESTKDGLNKLITKECDLVTFVQNSDNTNKLVNLSNSHLSFPFVLVTKIDKTFISSLNSLNGKRIAYVDEMYKDMLIKAYPQIEFVKVDSLKQGLTKVKNDEFFGLVGILPVVGHEIQKDFSNTLKISKEIFNNLPFSMATSKDNIILNDILNKLFSSISNEHKDSINNNWISVNYEKIVNYEKVLIAGMVFLLIIFIIFLKNREINNINSQMKKYIKIVDENVLTSSTDLDGNITYASEAFCEISGYSKDELIGTNHRIIRHPDMQESTYKELWETITSGKTWKGEIKNKKKNGDYYWVKASISPVFDNKGEIISYTAVREDITDKKTIEEISITDGLTNIYNRRYFDEIFPKIINEAKRKNELIAFLFMDIDHFKQYNDNYGHQKGDEVLINFAACLKQSLHRSSDYTFRLGGEEFAVVYQMETKEKAVEFANTLRKNIENLKIEHKYSSVSSYITASMGLICKNANEIVIDEIYKQADDLLYQAKRSGRNQVKVNED, from the coding sequence ATGAAAAAAAATATAATTTATTTACTATTAATAATCTTTAGTACATTTTTAAATGCCAATGAGAAAGTTGTATTACAATTAAAATGGTTTCATCAATTTCAATTTGCAGGATATTATGCTGCGAAAGAAAAAGGGTTTTATGATGAAGTGGGTTTAGATGTAGAAATTAAACAAAGAGATCTAAAATATAATAATATTGATGAAGTAATAAATGGCAATGCCCAATATGGTGTTGCTGATTCTATTTTGATTTTATATAGATTAAAACAACAACCTGTTGTAATTGTCTCTCCTATTTTTCAACACTCACCTAGTGTATTTATTTCACTAAAGAAAAAAAATATTTCTTCTATTTATGAATTAAATAATAAAGATATTCTTTTCTATCCAAATAATACAGATGGTTTTTCTCTACTTGCTATGATTAAAAAATTTAATTTAGATGTTAATCTTGTTCGTGAAAGATATAAAGATGATTACATGAGACTTATTAAAAATGAAGTTGATGTAATTCCTGCATATATTGCTAATGAGCCATTTTTATTTAAAGAAAAAGGTTATGATGTAAATATTATAAATCCAACTAATTATGGATTTGATATGTATGGAGATATGCTTTTTACAAATGAAGATGAAGCTAAAAACAATCCAGATAGAGTAGAAAAATTTAAAGAAGCAACACTTAAAGGTTGGAAATATGCTTTAGAAAATAAAGAAGAGATAATACAACTTATAAATGAAAAATATACTCAAGAAAAAACAATTGAACATTTAAGATATGAAGCAAATGCAATTGATTCATTGATAAATAAAAATCTTACACCTTTGGGATATTTAGATCAAGGAAGAATTAGATACATAAGTGAAATGTATAAATATTACGGTTTAACTGAATCAACAATAGATTTAAAAGATTTTTTATTTGATGAGATATCAAAAAAAGATAAAAAACTATCATTAAGTGATGAAGAAATAAAATATTTAAAAGATAATCCTATTTTAAAAGTTCATAACTTTGACTCTTTACCTCCATATAATTTCACTTTAAATAATTATCCTAAAGGTTTTGTAATTGATTATATGGAACTATTAAGTAAAGTTTTAGGTATTAAAATTGAATTTATTCAAAATAAATCTTTGAAAGAATCATTCGATATGCTTGAAAATAATCAGCTTGATATTCTTCCAAATATAGCAATAAATGATGAAAGAAAAAACACTATAGATTTCACAAATTATTCATTAATTAATTTTCAAATAAGCTTAGGAGTAAATAAACAGTCTGATATTAAGAGTTTATCCGATTTAAAAAATAAAAAAGTTTCTGTTGTAGAAAACTCTTTTTTAGAAGATATTTTAAAAAAAGAGTATCCAAATATTATATTATATAAAACAAAAAATACTGAAGAAGCTATTGAAGCAGTTGCCTCAAATAAAGCTGATGCTGTTATACATAATTTATCTACAATAGAGTATTTGATAAATAAAAACTGGTTAAGTAATCTAAAAACTATAGTTTTAAAAGATGATAATATTCAAACTATTGTTCCTTTACATTTGGGTGTAAAAAAAGATAATTTAGTTTTAAAATCGATTTTAGAAAAAGCTAATCAAAATATAACAGAAAAAGATATTAGAAATTTAGTTGATAAATGGTTAAAAAATAGTTTTTATGAAGAGATAAAATTATCTCAAATTGAACATGATTATTTATCTAAAAAGAAAAATATTAATTATTGTGTTAACTCTAATTTTATGCCTATTGAAAGAATCAACAATAATAGTGTTTTAGGAATAACTTCTGATTATATAAATATTTTTAAAGAAAAACTAAATATAAATTTTAATCAAATAGAAATAGAATCTACCAAAGATGGTCTTAATAAATTGATTACTAAAGAGTGTGATTTGGTTACATTTGTACAAAATTCTGATAATACAAATAAATTAGTTAACTTATCAAATTCTCATCTTTCTTTTCCATTTGTTTTAGTTACAAAAATAGATAAAACATTTATATCTTCTTTAAACTCTTTAAATGGCAAAAGAATTGCTTATGTTGATGAAATGTATAAAGATATGCTAATTAAAGCATATCCACAAATAGAATTTGTAAAAGTTGACTCTTTAAAACAGGGGTTAACAAAAGTAAAAAATGATGAATTCTTTGGTTTAGTAGGGATACTTCCTGTTGTTGGACATGAAATACAAAAAGATTTTTCAAATACTCTTAAAATCTCAAAAGAGATTTTTAACAACCTACCTTTTTCAATGGCAACCTCAAAAGATAATATAATTTTAAATGATATTTTAAATAAGTTATTTAGCTCTATTTCAAATGAACATAAAGATAGTATTAACAATAACTGGATTTCTGTAAATTATGAAAAAATAGTAAATTATGAAAAAGTGCTAATTGCTGGAATGGTTTTTTTATTAATTATTTTTATTATTTTCTTAAAAAATAGAGAGATTAATAATATTAATTCACAAATGAAAAAATATATTAAAATTGTAGATGAAAATGTTTTAACTTCATCAACTGATTTAGATGGAAATATAACATATGCATCAGAAGCTTTTTGTGAGATAAGTGGATATTCAAAAGATGAATTAATAGGAACAAATCATAGAATTATTAGACACCCTGACATGCAAGAATCTACATATAAAGAGTTATGGGAAACAATAACTAGTGGAAAAACATGGAAAGGTGAAATAAAAAATAAAAAGAAAAATGGTGATTATTATTGGGTTAAAGCATCTATTTCTCCTGTATTTGATAATAAAGGTGAAATTATTTCATATACAGCAGTTAGAGAGGATATAACAGATAAAAAAACAATTGAAGAGATTTCAATTACAGATGGATTAACAAATATATATAATAGAAGATATTTTGATGAAATATTTCCAAAAATTATAAATGAAGCAAAAAGAAAAAATGAGTTAATAGCTTTTTTATTTATGGATATAGACCACTTTAAACAATATAATGATAATTATGGTCATCAAAAAGGGGATGAAGTTCTAATAAACTTTGCAGCTTGTTTAAAACAGAGTTTACATCGTTCATCTGATTATACCTTCAGATTAGGTGGAGAAGAGTTCGCAGTAGTTTATCAAATGGAAACAAAAGAAAAAGCTGTTGAATTTGCAAACACCTTAAGAAAAAATATAGAAAATTTAAAAATAGAACACAAATATAGTAGTGTTAGCTCTTATATAACAGCATCAATGGGATTGATATGCAAAAATGCAAATGAAATAGTTATTGATGAAATATATAAACAAGCTGATGATTTACTTTATCAAGCAAAAAGAAGTGGTAGAAACCAAGTGAAAGTTAATGAAGATTAA
- a CDS encoding MalY/PatB family protein, whose amino-acid sequence MKYNFDKVINRKNTDCYKWDTTKDGVIPMWVADMDFEVAKPIVDSIIKRAKHPVFGYTMVPNEYFEAEISWWKKRFNYEIKKEHIIPTVGVIPSLSAIIQTFCQKDDKILIQSPVYHYFNIVIQNNDCKVITNNLIYKDAKYEIDFVDFEEKLKNDRPKLFILSNPHNPVGKIFSKNELKKMGELCLKYDVLVISDEIHRDLVFKDYIFTPFASICEEFLQNSISCTSATKTFNLAGLKASNIVAANKDLRVKLDKTLSKNEMKGVNVFGIYSLISAYEECEDWLFELLIYLEKNKNFLEDFIAKNIPNLKVVKAEATYLLWIDISSLGLNSKEFTKKLEELGNVRVISGVTFGENGDNFIRVNIATPLEILKEALFSIKKTVESF is encoded by the coding sequence ATGAAATACAATTTTGATAAAGTGATAAATAGAAAAAATACAGACTGCTATAAATGGGATACTACAAAAGATGGAGTGATTCCTATGTGGGTTGCTGATATGGATTTTGAAGTTGCAAAACCTATTGTGGATTCTATTATAAAAAGAGCAAAGCATCCAGTTTTTGGCTATACAATGGTTCCAAATGAGTATTTTGAAGCTGAGATTAGTTGGTGGAAAAAAAGATTCAACTATGAGATAAAAAAAGAGCATATTATTCCAACAGTTGGAGTAATTCCATCTTTAAGTGCAATTATTCAAACTTTTTGTCAAAAAGATGACAAAATCTTAATTCAATCGCCTGTTTATCACTACTTTAATATAGTTATACAAAACAATGATTGCAAGGTTATAACAAACAATTTGATATATAAAGATGCAAAATATGAGATAGATTTTGTTGATTTTGAAGAGAAACTAAAAAATGATAGACCAAAACTATTTATATTATCAAATCCTCACAATCCAGTAGGGAAAATTTTTTCAAAAAATGAACTAAAAAAAATGGGTGAGTTGTGTTTAAAATACGATGTTTTAGTAATAAGTGATGAGATTCATAGGGATTTAGTTTTCAAAGATTATATCTTTACTCCTTTTGCATCTATTTGTGAAGAGTTTTTACAAAATTCAATTAGTTGCACAAGTGCTACAAAAACATTTAACCTAGCTGGATTAAAAGCTTCAAATATAGTTGCAGCAAATAAAGATTTAAGAGTAAAATTAGACAAAACTCTTAGCAAAAATGAGATGAAAGGAGTTAATGTTTTTGGGATTTACTCTTTGATTAGTGCTTATGAAGAGTGTGAAGATTGGCTTTTTGAACTACTTATTTATCTTGAAAAAAATAAAAACTTTTTGGAAGATTTTATAGCAAAAAATATCCCAAATCTAAAAGTAGTGAAAGCAGAAGCTACATATCTATTATGGATTGATATAAGCTCTCTTGGCTTAAACTCAAAAGAGTTTACAAAAAAACTAGAAGAGCTAGGAAATGTAAGAGTAATCTCAGGAGTAACTTTTGGAGAAAATGGTGATAATTTTATAAGAGTAAATATTGCAACACCTCTTGAGATTTTAAAAGAGGCTTTGTTTAGTATTAAAAAAACTGTCGAAAGTTTTTAA
- a CDS encoding iron-containing alcohol dehydrogenase, with product MENFSFCNPTQIEFGKDKEKNIGKCISQNGVKKVLLVYGSKRVIEDGLFDIVAKSLKENGVDFIAFGGVVSNPILGTIKNAIKIAKDEKVDGVLSLGGGSVLDSSKAIAVGTLYDSDVWDFFLGKEQIKKALPIFDIITLAATGSEMNGYAVVTNEKTKQKFSIWSPLVYPKVSVINPELQKSVSKEYLVYSATDIIAHTIEGYFTAKIQPKYMSRQVENIIKTVIETTEILIENPDDYNARGEFAWAATNALNGTTTVGTAGFSFPNHLIEHALSALYNVPHGAGLSVVIPAWAKWYYKENEAQFIRFAKEIFGKNTALEGIEALESWFNKIGTPTRLNQFGLDKSNISDIIENLSFQEEFSKEDLEQILNNML from the coding sequence ATGGAAAATTTTAGTTTTTGTAATCCAACACAAATTGAGTTTGGAAAAGATAAAGAGAAAAATATTGGAAAATGTATAAGCCAAAATGGAGTAAAAAAAGTTTTATTAGTTTATGGAAGCAAAAGAGTTATAGAAGATGGACTTTTTGATATAGTTGCAAAAAGTCTAAAAGAAAATGGTGTAGATTTTATAGCTTTTGGTGGAGTTGTAAGTAACCCAATATTAGGAACTATTAAAAATGCTATAAAAATTGCAAAAGATGAGAAAGTAGATGGAGTTTTAAGTCTTGGAGGTGGGTCTGTTTTAGATAGCTCAAAAGCAATAGCTGTTGGAACTTTATATGATAGTGATGTTTGGGATTTCTTTTTAGGTAAAGAGCAAATAAAAAAAGCTTTACCTATTTTTGACATAATTACTCTTGCTGCAACTGGAAGCGAGATGAATGGATATGCAGTTGTTACAAATGAGAAAACAAAACAAAAATTTAGTATTTGGTCACCTTTGGTTTATCCAAAAGTTTCTGTTATAAATCCAGAACTTCAAAAAAGTGTTTCAAAAGAGTATTTGGTTTATTCTGCAACTGATATTATTGCACATACTATTGAAGGCTATTTTACAGCAAAGATTCAACCAAAATATATGAGTAGACAAGTTGAAAATATCATAAAAACAGTTATTGAAACAACTGAAATTTTAATAGAAAACCCAGATGATTATAATGCAAGAGGAGAGTTTGCTTGGGCTGCAACAAATGCTTTAAATGGAACAACAACAGTTGGAACAGCTGGTTTTTCTTTTCCAAATCACTTAATAGAACACGCACTTTCAGCACTTTACAATGTACCTCATGGAGCAGGGCTATCTGTTGTAATTCCAGCTTGGGCAAAGTGGTATTATAAAGAAAATGAGGCTCAGTTTATAAGATTTGCAAAAGAGATTTTTGGAAAAAACACAGCTCTTGAAGGAATTGAAGCACTTGAGAGTTGGTTTAATAAAATAGGAACTCCAACAAGATTAAATCAATTTGGATTAGATAAAAGTAATATTTCGGATATTATAGAAAATTTATCTTTTCAAGAAGAGTTTTCAAAAGAGGATTTAGAGCAAATTTTAAACAATATGCTATAA
- a CDS encoding methyl-accepting chemotaxis protein: MNFIKNSVIAKVVSVSIISISISMAILTFLVVNNSFDMMKTNTEKTVQKELSLLIENINTFNKVAKSGANLSGDIFLSMLNDIKIDNSKNIEIENLKTPALYINGDLVNLNFDLVDKFTQITNGSVATIFVRKDNDFIRVSTSLKKENGNRAIGTKLDNNHPGYKSVLEGKSYLGKALLFGKEYMTKYIPIIEDNEVIAIAFIGSDISSDLNDLMQTIKNRVIGESGYYYILNSNINDKKYGEFISHPTLSKKSGLDISDKNGVYIIKEILNKKNGNLTYIWNDEEKFTVFENFDEWNWLLVGGVNSNEIFKDANKLMYLIITLSIITLVVISISIFITLTISLKSLKRIKDGLLSFFRYLNKESNSIEKIAIDSEDEFGIMAKQINENIEKAKKATDEDRKLIDETVAVLSEFEHGDLCQRINIEVSNPALMELKNVLNRMANNLESNIENVLNVLEQYSNYNYLNKISTKNLKEHLLKLANGVNTLGDSITKMLIENKSIGLKLDESSNILLKNVDKLNISSNEAAASLEQTSASLEQITSNIRSNSQNVSKMTQLSQKLLNSSIEGEKLANQTTASMEDISSQVSEINEAISVIDNIAFQTNILSLNAAVEAATAGEAGKGFAVVAGEVRNLANRSAEAAKEIKNIVENATLKANQGKEIANSMIEGYKELNENIKNSSKLIYDIENSSKEQLLGIEQINDAVNSLDEQTQQNAQIASLTHDVAVETDEIAKMVVKKTDEKKFVGKDSIDFKKLL; the protein is encoded by the coding sequence ATGAATTTTATAAAAAATTCAGTTATTGCAAAAGTAGTATCTGTATCAATAATATCAATATCTATTTCAATGGCTATATTAACTTTTTTAGTTGTTAATAATAGTTTTGATATGATGAAAACAAATACTGAAAAAACTGTTCAAAAAGAGTTGTCTTTATTAATAGAAAATATAAATACCTTCAATAAAGTTGCAAAAAGTGGTGCAAATCTATCTGGTGACATATTTTTAAGTATGTTAAATGATATTAAAATAGATAATTCAAAAAACATAGAGATTGAAAATTTAAAAACTCCTGCTTTATATATAAATGGAGATTTAGTAAATTTAAATTTTGATTTGGTTGATAAATTTACACAAATTACTAATGGCTCTGTTGCTACAATATTTGTTAGAAAAGATAATGATTTTATTAGAGTATCTACTAGCTTAAAAAAAGAGAATGGAAATAGAGCTATTGGAACTAAACTAGATAACAATCATCCTGGATATAAAAGTGTTTTAGAGGGAAAATCTTATTTAGGAAAAGCCTTGTTATTTGGCAAAGAGTATATGACTAAATATATTCCTATAATAGAAGATAATGAAGTTATTGCAATAGCTTTTATAGGTTCTGATATTAGCTCTGATTTAAATGATTTAATGCAAACTATTAAAAATAGAGTTATAGGAGAAAGTGGTTACTACTACATTTTAAACTCAAATATAAATGATAAAAAATATGGAGAGTTTATCTCTCATCCAACATTAAGCAAAAAATCTGGTTTAGATATTTCAGATAAAAATGGAGTTTATATTATAAAAGAGATTTTAAATAAGAAAAATGGCAACCTTACATATATTTGGAATGATGAAGAGAAATTTACAGTATTTGAAAACTTTGATGAATGGAATTGGCTTTTAGTTGGTGGAGTTAATTCAAATGAAATTTTTAAAGATGCAAATAAACTGATGTATTTAATAATCACACTATCTATTATAACTTTAGTTGTAATATCTATCTCTATTTTTATAACTTTAACAATATCTTTAAAATCTCTTAAAAGAATCAAAGATGGGTTATTGTCATTTTTTAGATATTTAAATAAAGAGAGTAATAGTATTGAAAAAATTGCTATTGATTCAGAAGATGAGTTTGGAATTATGGCTAAACAGATTAATGAAAATATTGAGAAAGCAAAAAAAGCAACAGATGAGGATAGAAAATTAATCGATGAAACAGTTGCTGTTTTATCAGAGTTTGAACATGGAGATTTATGTCAAAGAATTAATATTGAAGTTTCAAATCCTGCATTAATGGAATTGAAAAATGTATTAAACAGAATGGCAAATAATCTTGAATCAAATATTGAAAATGTATTAAATGTATTAGAACAATACTCTAACTATAACTATCTAAATAAAATATCAACAAAAAATTTAAAAGAACATCTTTTAAAACTTGCAAATGGCGTGAATACTTTGGGTGATTCAATTACTAAAATGTTAATTGAAAACAAATCAATTGGATTAAAACTTGATGAGAGTTCAAATATCTTACTTAAAAATGTAGATAAATTAAATATAAGTTCAAATGAAGCAGCCGCATCTCTTGAACAAACATCAGCATCTTTAGAACAAATTACATCAAATATTAGAAGCAATTCACAAAATGTATCAAAAATGACTCAACTATCACAAAAACTTCTTAACTCTTCTATTGAGGGTGAGAAACTTGCAAACCAAACAACTGCTTCTATGGAAGATATTAGTAGTCAAGTTTCTGAGATAAATGAAGCAATAAGTGTGATTGATAATATCGCATTTCAAACAAATATTTTAAGCCTAAACGCAGCTGTTGAAGCAGCAACAGCTGGTGAAGCTGGAAAAGGATTTGCAGTTGTTGCTGGTGAGGTTAGAAACTTAGCAAACAGAAGTGCAGAAGCTGCAAAAGAGATAAAAAATATTGTTGAAAATGCAACATTAAAGGCAAATCAAGGTAAAGAGATTGCAAACTCTATGATTGAAGGGTATAAAGAGTTAAATGAAAATATAAAAAACTCTTCAAAACTTATTTATGATATTGAAAACTCTTCAAAAGAGCAACTTTTGGGTATTGAACAGATTAATGATGCTGTAAATAGTTTGGATGAACAGACTCAACAAAATGCACAAATAGCATCTTTAACTCATGATGTTGCAGTTGAAACTGATGAGATTGCAAAAATGGTAGTAAAAAAAACAGATGAAAAAAAATTTGTAGGAAAAGATAGTATAGATTTTAAAAAGTTATTATAA
- a CDS encoding alanine racemase, with translation MARILLNKDNLFYNLEAISQKATSKEKVAVVLKDNAYGHGIVEIAKLSCEFGIKKAVVRSVEDAQKIKDYFSYILILAPNVFHNYSHTFHIALNTLENIEKIPQNSNVHIKIDTGMHRNGISIDDIEVAILGLLKQKANITGVFTHHKGADELSTNFFFQKELFSKAKAKVKEVCEKLFLPIPAFHSCNSSALFREKNFEELNEDFARAGIATYGYLEDDLPFDFPKLKPVMSLWASKMATRTLKKSQSVGYGGKFTATTDMIVSTYDVGYGDGFLRLNENHNYTTPKGFQVLGRVSMDNLSINSAEEEVCLFDDVRELAKIHNTITYEITCSLKENIKREII, from the coding sequence ATGGCTAGAATATTATTAAACAAGGATAACCTTTTTTATAATCTAGAAGCAATAAGCCAAAAAGCAACAAGTAAAGAGAAAGTTGCTGTAGTTTTAAAAGATAATGCTTATGGTCATGGAATAGTTGAAATTGCAAAACTATCATGTGAGTTTGGTATTAAAAAAGCAGTTGTAAGAAGTGTTGAAGATGCACAAAAAATAAAGGATTATTTTTCTTATATTTTAATCCTAGCACCTAATGTTTTTCACAACTATTCACATACTTTTCACATAGCATTAAACACACTTGAAAACATAGAAAAAATCCCACAAAATAGTAATGTTCATATCAAAATAGATACGGGAATGCACCGAAATGGAATATCAATAGATGACATAGAAGTGGCTATTTTAGGGCTTTTGAAACAAAAAGCCAATATTACAGGGGTTTTCACACACCATAAAGGAGCGGATGAATTATCAACAAATTTTTTCTTCCAAAAAGAACTTTTTTCCAAAGCAAAAGCTAAGGTAAAAGAGGTATGTGAAAAACTTTTTTTACCAATCCCAGCTTTTCACTCTTGTAACTCATCTGCACTTTTTAGAGAAAAAAATTTTGAAGAACTTAATGAAGATTTTGCAAGAGCAGGAATTGCAACTTATGGATATTTAGAAGATGATTTACCATTTGATTTTCCAAAACTTAAACCTGTAATGAGTCTTTGGGCTTCAAAAATGGCAACTAGAACTTTGAAAAAGAGTCAAAGCGTTGGTTATGGTGGGAAATTCACAGCTACTACTGATATGATAGTTTCAACTTACGATGTAGGTTATGGAGATGGTTTTTTAAGACTTAATGAAAATCACAACTACACAACACCAAAAGGTTTTCAAGTTTTAGGTCGTGTTTCTATGGATAACTTATCTATAAATAGTGCTGAAGAAGAAGTTTGTCTTTTTGATGATGTAAGAGAGTTGGCTAAAATTCACAACACAATAACTTATGAAATAACTTGTAGCTTAAAAGAGAACATAAAAAGAGAGATTATTTAG
- the uvrC gene encoding excinuclease ABC subunit UvrC, producing the protein MNLEEKLKELPNDSGVYQYFDENGHLLYIGKAKVLKNRVKSYFKFTPKLLPADKLSPRIYKMISETTFVEWIVVPNEHDALILENSLIKQLKPKYNVLLRDDKTYPYIYVDLNEDFPRLEITRKIEKGKNIKYFGPYSSGAKDMLDSIYEIVPLVQKKSCIKGKSACLFYQIGKCKAPCEQKITQEEYKKLLDEALSYIYNKSKLLSKLKEKMKIYSDDFRFEDALNLRDRVKTIEKSEIKTGIDLATNEDLDIFAIKSASKKAVIVRMFIRDGKLASSNYDFIKINDDLEFDLNEAYKRAIVNYYSNELPIIPKEIIVADEILDLDDIEEFLYKRFNKKIKVINPKIDKKASIVKIALNNCDELLRIEASKNQTTIYEELKELFCLQTTPSLIESFDNSHLMGQATVGAMIVWNENLGSFDKKAFRHYNLESKDEYSQMREMLIRRVESFSKNPAPDLWIIDGGETLLKLAFDIVQSIGVNLDIIAISKQKVDAKAYRAKGNAKDIVHFRKNGEYKSLNLLTSDKRLQFIQRQRDEAHRFAISFHKKQKRKEDKEISFLQINGIGEAKIKKLLLYFGEFEKIKNASLDELKAVLNEVDSKNIFDYFRKEENG; encoded by the coding sequence ATGAATTTAGAAGAGAAATTAAAAGAGTTACCAAATGATTCTGGTGTTTATCAATATTTTGATGAAAACGGTCATTTACTATATATTGGAAAAGCAAAAGTTTTAAAAAATAGAGTAAAATCTTATTTCAAATTTACTCCAAAACTCTTACCTGCTGATAAACTAAGTCCACGAATATATAAAATGATTAGTGAAACTACTTTTGTAGAGTGGATTGTTGTTCCAAATGAACATGATGCTTTAATACTTGAAAACTCTTTAATAAAACAGCTAAAACCAAAATACAATGTACTTTTAAGAGATGATAAAACCTATCCATATATTTATGTTGATTTAAATGAAGATTTTCCAAGACTTGAAATTACAAGAAAAATAGAGAAAGGTAAAAATATAAAATATTTTGGTCCATACTCAAGTGGAGCAAAAGATATGTTAGATAGCATATATGAAATAGTTCCATTGGTGCAAAAAAAATCTTGTATAAAAGGAAAGAGTGCTTGTCTATTTTACCAAATAGGAAAATGTAAAGCTCCTTGTGAGCAAAAAATAACACAAGAAGAGTATAAAAAACTTTTAGATGAAGCTTTAAGCTATATATACAATAAATCAAAACTTTTATCAAAACTAAAAGAGAAGATGAAAATATATTCAGATGATTTTCGTTTTGAAGATGCTTTAAATTTAAGAGATAGAGTAAAAACTATTGAAAAATCTGAAATTAAAACAGGTATAGATTTAGCAACAAATGAAGATTTGGATATATTTGCTATAAAATCTGCTAGTAAAAAAGCTGTGATTGTAAGAATGTTTATAAGAGATGGAAAACTTGCATCTTCAAATTATGATTTTATAAAAATAAATGATGATTTAGAGTTTGATTTAAATGAAGCATACAAAAGAGCAATTGTAAACTACTACTCAAATGAACTTCCAATTATTCCAAAAGAGATTATTGTAGCTGATGAAATTTTGGATTTAGATGATATTGAAGAGTTTTTATATAAAAGATTTAATAAAAAAATAAAAGTAATAAATCCAAAAATAGATAAAAAAGCTAGTATTGTAAAGATTGCATTAAACAACTGTGATGAACTTCTAAGAATTGAAGCTTCAAAAAATCAAACAACTATATATGAAGAGTTAAAAGAACTATTTTGCCTACAAACAACTCCTAGTTTAATAGAAAGTTTTGACAATTCTCATTTGATGGGACAAGCAACAGTTGGAGCTATGATTGTTTGGAATGAAAATTTAGGCTCTTTTGATAAAAAAGCTTTTAGACACTATAACCTTGAATCAAAAGATGAATATTCACAAATGAGAGAGATGTTAATAAGAAGAGTTGAAAGCTTTTCAAAAAATCCTGCTCCTGATTTATGGATTATTGATGGTGGAGAAACTTTGCTAAAACTAGCATTTGATATTGTACAAAGTATTGGGGTAAATTTAGATATTATTGCAATTTCAAAACAAAAAGTAGATGCCAAAGCATATAGAGCAAAAGGAAATGCGAAAGATATAGTCCATTTTAGAAAAAATGGTGAATACAAAAGCTTAAATCTTCTTACAAGTGATAAAAGATTACAGTTTATTCAAAGACAAAGAGATGAAGCACATAGATTTGCTATAAGTTTTCATAAAAAACAAAAAAGAAAAGAGGATAAAGAGATATCTTTTTTACAAATAAATGGAATAGGTGAAGCAAAAATAAAAAAACTTCTTCTATATTTTGGAGAGTTTGAAAAGATAAAAAATGCAAGTTTAGATGAGCTAAAAGCTGTTTTAAATGAAGTTGATTCAAAAAATATATTTGATTATTTTAGAAAGGAAGAGAATGGCTAG